The sequence GGTGCACTTTGAAGTAGGCGATCCGCAGCGCCATCAGTACGTAGGCCGCAGCATGGGCCTTCGGGAACATGTACTTGATCTTTTTACAGGATGCGATATACCATGCAGGCACTTTGTTCTTTTTCATCTCTTCTTCGAACTCCGGTGTCAGCCCTTTCCCTTTCCGCACCGATTCCATGATCTTGAAAGCGATGGCGGGCTCCAGTCCCTGGTAGATGAGATAGACCATGATATCATCCCGGCAGCCGATCACTTCGGCGAGGACACACGTTTTGTTCTGGATCAGTTCCTGGGCATTGCCGAGCCAGACGTCCGTCCCGTGGGAAAGTCCTGAAATCTGGATCAGTTCGGAGAACGTGGACGGCTTCGTCTCCTCGAGCATCTGACGGACGAAACGGGTGCCGAATTCCGGCACGCCGAGTGTGCCCGTCTTGCAGTTGATCTGCTCCTCTGTCACACCGAGTGATTCCGTTCCGCTGAACAGCGACATGACGCCCGCGTCATCCGGCGGGATCGTTTTCGGGTCGATGCCCGAAAGGTCTTCGAGCATCTTGATCATCGTCGGGTCATCGTGGCCGAGGATGTCGAGTTTCAGCAAGTTGTTGTCGATGGAGTGGAAGTCGAAGTGGGTCGTCTTCCAGCTGGACCCGACATCATCCGCAGGGTACTGGATCGGTGTGAAGTCATAGATCTCCATGTCATCCGGCACGACGATAATTCCGCCTGGGTGCTGGCCGGTGTTCCGTTTGACACCCGTGCAGCCCTGGACGAGGCGGTCGATTTCCGCACCGCGCAAGTTGATGGCGTTGTCGTTCATATAGCCGCGGACATATCCATAGGCGGTCTTCTCTGCCACGGTGCCGATCGTTCCGGCCCGGTAGACATAATCTTCCCCGAACAACTCCTTCGTGTAATTGTGGGCATGCGCCTGATATTCCCCGCTGAAGTTCAAATCGATATCCGGCACTTTGTCGCCGTTGAACCCGAGGAATGTTTCGAACGGAATATCATGTCCATCTTTGCGGTACGGGACATGGCAGGCAGGACACTCCTTGTCCGGCAGGTCGAAACCTGAGCCGACAGAACCGTCCGAGAAGAACTCCGCCTGTTTGCAGGAAGGGCACACGTAGTGCGGCGGCATCGGGTTGACTTCGGTGATCTCCATCATCGTCGCAACAAGCGACGAACCGACAGATCCACGGGAGCCGACAAGATAGCCGTCGTCCAACGATTTCTTTACGAGCTTGTGGGAGATCAGGTAGATGACCGCGAACCCGTTGCCGATGATCGACTTCAATTCTTTCTCGATCCGGGCTTCCAGTATGTCGGGGAGGGTTTCCCCGTAGATGTCATGGGCCATCGTATACGTCAGCGACCGGACTTCCTCATCGGCTCCTTCGATATGCGGCGGATACAGATCATCTTTGATCACTTTGATATCCCCGACACGTTCGACGATGGCCAGCGGGTTATCGATGACGATCTTCTCCGCCGTCTCCGGTCCGAGAAATGCGAATTCCTCGAGCATCTCATCGGTCGTCCTGAAATGGACTTCCGGAAGGCTGTGGCGGTTCATCGGATTGGCGCCGCCCTGTGAGCGGACAAGCACTTCCCGGTAGGCAGCATCAGTGGGATCGATATAATGCACATTCCCCGTTGCGACGACAGGCAGTCCCGTCTTTTTACCGAGCTTGATCATCTTCCGCATGATGTCTTCAAGATTCCACTCATCCCTGACCAGCTCGAGTTCAATCAGATGGCTGTAGACCGGCTTCGGATGCAGTTCAAGATAATCGTAGAAGGACGCCGTTTCTTCGGCTTCCTCCAGCGACTTCTGCATGAGCGCCTCGAAGACCTCCCCTTTGTCACAGCCCGAGCCGACAAGCAGCCCTTTCCGATGCTTGACGAGCAGTGAACGCGGAATCCGCGGCACCCTGTAAAAGTAGTCCAGATGGGATTGGGATACAAGTCTGAACAGGTTTTTCAGTCCTTCATTACTCGTCGCAAGCAAGGTGCAATGGGAAGGGCGGGACCGTTTATAAGCATCCCCTTCACCGACGTTCTTATTGAAATCATCCAGATAGACGATGTTCTTTTCTGCCGCCTCCTGCATGAGACGGACAAACAGATGTGCTGTCGCCTCGGTATCGTAGATGGCCCGGTGGTGCTGGGTGAGCTCGATGCCGAACTTTTTCGCCAATGTATTCAGCCGGTGGTTCCGCAGATCCGGATAGAGCATCCGGGCGAGCTCCAGCGTATCGATGGCAGGATAGTTCTCCGTCTCGATGCCGGACTTCTTGCAGGATTCATAGAAGAAGCCCATATCGAATGAAGCATTGTGCGCGACGAGGACCGAATCACCGATGAAACCGATGAAGTCTTTCATGACTTCTGCCACTTCCGGTGCGTCTTTCACCATATCATCCGTAATGCCCGTCAATTCGGTCGTCGTGGAGGACAGCGGATGATGCGGGTTGGCAAAGCGCTCGAACCGGTCAATGATCTCGCCATTCCTCACACGGACCGCCGCAAGTTCGATCACTGTGTCGTATACAGCGGATAAACCCGTTGTCTCGACATCGAATACAGTGTATGTATCGTCTTCCAGCAGACGGTGCTGCTCGTCGTAAACGATCGGCACGCCATCATCCACGAGATTCGCTTCCAATCCGAACAGGACTTTGATGCCGTGCTTCTTACCGGCATTGTAGGCTTCCGGGAATGCTTGTACATTCGCATGGTCGGTAATGGCGACGGCGGGGTGGCCCCATTTTGCAGCCTGTGCAACGAGTGATCCTGCAGATGAGACACCATCCATCTGGCTCAGTTTGGTATGCGCATGGAGTTCAACCCGCTTGCGGCCCTCAGGAGACTTATCTTTCCTGACAATCGGTGCCACTTCCATAATATCCTGCGCCATCATGATCAGGTCACGGACGAATGTATCATTCTGAATACTGCCGCGTGCCCGCACCCACTTCCCTTTCGTCAGGGCTTTCATCAGCTCCGCGTCTTCGTTGTCACGGGAGAACATTTTCACCAAGATGGAATCCGTATAATCCGTGACTTTCAGAGTCAGCAGGGACCGGCCGCTCCGCAGCTCGCGGACTTCCGCGTCAAAGACGAACCCTTCGATGGCAATCCGCCGTTCTTCGTCCTGGATTTCCTTGATGCTGACCATCTGCTCGTCATGCCGGATCGGCGTACCAAGGGAAATAGGCCCGCTCGGTGCGTCGCCTTCTTTCTTCACGGTATCCCGCTGCTGCATCGCTTCCAGTGCTTTCTGGGCGTATGCTTCCTCCTCCGCTTTCCGTTCTTCGAAAAACGCAGCTTCAGCCTGCTGGTTCTCTTCCGGAAGATCGGACAGTGCAAATTCCGGAAAGATGCCGCTGAATCCGAATGATTCGTAAGCATCAGTGATGAGCCGGCCGTATTTGTTTTTCAGCGTGCGCTGCTGGACATCATTCACACAGCAGACAGTTAGCTTATCCCCGGATAATTCGGGTTTACGGGCTGTCAGCGCTTCCCGGATCGGCGGTGACACCTCACCAAGCTCATCGAGCACTGCGGGCCAGTACGACAGGATCTTCGCTGGATCTGCGGCACGGTTTCTAGCTTTGATTTGCAGCCGGATGGCGGCGATTGCAGAAAACGTCTCGATCACCCGCGTGCGGAACAGCTGGAAGATATCAAAGGGCAGCGGATCGTCCAATGTGATGGAAAACTGCCAGACTCTCGATTTTTTATAAATGTCCACACGCTCCAGTTCAGCATGCTGGAAGTGGACGGCCACTGCGTCTTCAGTCAGGCCGGTCTGCTGCAGAAGCAGCGACAGTTTAGTTGTAGCATCCATATTTTTTCTCCTTTCCCGAAAAAGAAAGGGAGGGCCGTCAGACGGCCATCCCTTGTCCTTACCCCATCCTGAAGAATTCCTGGAGTTTTTCAGTAACTTCCTCTTTCCGCCATTGAAAATGAGTCCCCGCAGTCCGGTATGTGACTTCCACGAACCCGTCCGCGGCCCGGCCGTCCACTGCAATCTTGACAGGAACACCAAGCTGATCGGAAGTCCTCTGCTTACTTTCCGCACTCACATGCCTGTCGTCGTACAGCACCCGGTAGCGGTAGCCTTTCATGACGGAATTCAGCTCATCGGCGAGCTGCAGCTGTGCGTCGTCGTCAGTGTCCTCAATCAGCAGGTGTATATCGTAAGGGGCGAGACGTACCGGCCATTTGAGCCCTGACTCATCACTGAAGTATTCAGCCGTCACTGCGAACAGCCGGGTGACATCGATGTAGTAATAACCGGTGGAGATCTCGAGTGACCCCTTGCCGGCAACGTCGATCGTACTGAACACCGGTTTCGGATCGAGAATCCGGGCGACTGTCACTGCTTTATGAAATGTCAGGGTGCCGTTCCCGTCAGGCGAGGGCTCCCCCTCTTTGACGAGACGCAGGTCCGCATAAGTATCAGCCGTAAAGTCCCGTTCCGGATTGACATTTTGGAGGAATGTATCCGTTTCGTTCGCACCGCACAAGCCGTTCACAACCGTCTCTACACTATAGTCCGCAATCACACGGAAACCGAACGGAAGCTGTACAGGTCCGAGTGTTTCCGACTGCACACCGAGCACTTCCTTTACGCTGCCGTCTGTCAGTCTGCAAATCGAATCGGTACCGAGAACTTTTTTCAGCTTCCATTCGTTCAGTTCACAGTCGTTTCGGATGAGCACCAGGACTGCTCCGTCATCCGTGTCATACAGGTACGACCGGATGATCCGGTCTTGGTCTATATCCAGCGATTCCGCCAGCTGCACGACATCCATGCCGCCGCCGTTTATCTTCTTGGCCGGTTTCTCCCTTACACCCGCTTCCCTTTCCTGCCGGGGAGCCTCAGCGAGTGCTGCTTTGGCTGCATACGTTCCGCTCTCATTCCGAGCGATCCATTCATCGCCGCATTCCGAGAAGGCGGTGAATTCATACTGTTTCACACCAGCCTGCTGTTCGCTCTCCAGAATACTGAATGGGGTGCCGATCCTGTTGAAGACCGCAGAAAACACGGAGTGGAGGAGCGTCCCGTGCTCCTCCGCCTCTTTGATGTCCGTATGGAACGAATAGCCGCTCATCAGGGAGAATTCTTTTGCCGCCAGCAGACCCCTTACCGGATCGAATGAACTGTCCGGACGGATATGCTGCTTGATATGGAACATGGAGATGGGCAGCTGCTCGGACGCGATGACCTCCTTTGCGATCAGCGAAAGGAGCACCATTTCATCCGATTTCCCTGTGGCATGCTCGAACTGTTCGTAAGGCAGGTCCACTTCCAGCACACCTGCCTGTTCCATCTCATCGCGTATCATCTGCTTCATATTAGCCAGCACTTTCCCGGCGAGCGGAAAGTATGCGTACATCCCCTCGGAAGTCTCCTGAATATAGCCGGATTGGGTCAGCAGACGGTCCGCTGAGCAACGGTTCGATGTTTCAGCGGCAGGTATGAAAACGCCTGATTGTTTCATCGTGCATCGCCTCCCTCAATCCCCCAGAGGGGTACTTGTCGTTCAGAAAAAGAATTTCTGTATATCATTCCAAGTGACGACCAGCATGAGCAGCATGAGCAGCATGATGCCGACAAAATGGACCATCCCTTCTTTTTGACGGTCGATCGGCTTACCTCGTATCGCTTCGAACAGGAAGAACAGCAGCCGTCCGCCGTCAAGTGCCGGCAGAGGGAGCAGGTTCATGATCCCGAGGTTGATGCTCAATACAGCCGCCCAGTTCATCAGATTGAAGATGCCGTACTGTGCAACTTCTTCGGTCGCTTTGTAAATACCTACCGGACCGGATAAAGCATCCAGTGTGAACTGGCCAGTTACAAGCATACCGAGCAGTTCAAATATCTTCGCGATCCAGTACCACGTCTGCTGCGCGCCGTAGACGACAGCCTTCAGCGGATTCTTCTCCACCGGGCTTGTGTAGTAGACGCCGATCTGGCCGAATGACTGGCCGGCATCCTCGACTTCCTCCGGGGTCACCGTCAATGTTTTCAAGGCCCCGTTGCGTTCCACTTCGATTGTCATTTCCTTTTCAGGGCTGTTCTGGATTTCTTCGGTGAATCCGTTCCAATCCGTCACAGCCTTGCCGTCCGCTTCTTTGACATAGTCACCCGCCTGAAGGCCGGCCGCCGCCGCAGGGCTGTCTTTCTGGACTTCGGTGATGATCGGTTCGTTCGTCGGCACGCCGTTCAGCAGGCCGAGTGCAAGGAAAACGAAGAACGCCAGGATGAAGTTGAAAACAGGTCCCGCCAATATAGTGAGGAACCGTCCCATGAGCGGCTTCGAATCGAATTGACGATCTTTCGGTGCGATCAGTGTCTTTTCACCTTTTTCGTAGATGACAGCATTTCGCGACACGCTGAAACGGACGAGGTTTTCATCTTCGTCGTATCCTTTGATGAAAAGCTCATCTTTCAAGTCAGCAGCCTCGGTTTCCAGGAAGAGGATCTCGGGGTTGGAGACATTCGAATTCAAATAGATCTTTGTCACTTCATCTTGGTCGTTCAGAATCAGACCCACACGATAACCGGGCAGCAGTTCCACGGTATCGAAGTCTTCGCCTGCCATCCGGACATACCCGCCGAGCGGCAGCAGCCGGATCGTGTAGAGGGTTTCCCCTTTCTGGATTCCAAGAATTTTCGGTCCCATACCGATTGCAAACTCGCGGACCATGATGCCTGCGCGCTTTGCGAACAGGAAGTGTCCGAATTCATGAAAAAATACTAAGGAGCCGAAAATAATTATAAACGAAATAACTGTTCCCATTTATACCCACCTTTTCAACCCGTTCAGGCTGTTATACTAAATACCTTATTTTATCATGGAATGGACGATTTGACGAGTTTGCCTGTCTGTCTCAAGGATGGCTTCAAGGGTTGCGTTCCGGATGGTCTGGTGCTGCTCCATCGCGCGTTCGACGAGTTCATCGATCTGGACGAATGTGATATGGCCGGCAAGGAACTGGCTGACCGCCACTTCGTTTGCTGCGTTCATCGCCGCAGGCATCGTGCCGCCGATTCGTCCGGCTTCATACGCAAGCGCGAGTGCGCGGAACCGGTCATAGTCCATCTTCTTGAAGTTCAGCACTGCAATCTCTTCAAGTTTCAGGCGCTGGGGCGACGCCATCGGGATACGTTCCGGATAGGTCAGCGCATATTGGATCGGCACACGCATGTCCGGTGAGCCCAGCTGTGCCATGACGCTCGTGTCTTCGAATTCGACCATGGAATGGATGATGCTTTCCTTATGCAGCAGACAGTCGATCTGATCGTACGGCATATCGAAGAGGTGATGGGCTTCGATCACTTCCAGTCCTTTGTTGAACATTGTCGCGGAATCGATTGTCAGCTTGCTGCCCATTGACCAGTTCGGATGCGCAAGGGCCTGTTTCACTGTGACATTCTGCAGCTGGCCGCGGGTCAGATCACGGAAACTTCCGCCCGACGCAGTGAGGATCAGACGGGTGATGGATTTCTCCTGCTCCCCGTTGAGCGCCTGGAATATCGCCGAGTGTTCACTGTCCACAGGCAGGATCGGCACATTTCGCCGCTTCGCTTCAGCCATTACGACATCCCCTGCTGCGACGAGCGTTTCCTTGTTTGCAATAGCAATGGCAATCCCTTCTCGGATCGCCGCCAATGTCGGTTTCAGACCGACACTGCCGATGACGGAATTCAGCAGGACATCCGCACCTGAATGGGCGGCTACTTCTTCAAGGCCTTCTGATCCGTACATGAACCGGATGGACGGGAATTCCGTGCGCAGCATCTCGGCGTCCGCCTTCTCTATGACCGAAATAAGCGGCGGATTGTGAGTGGCCGCTATCTCTCTCACTTTTTCGATATTGCGTCCGGCCGACATTGCGGCAAGTTCAAATTGTTCCGGATGTGCGGACAGTACATCCAGTGTCTGCAGACCGATGGATCCGGTTGCTCCGAGGAGGCTGATCTTTTTTTTCATTGTGAATACATCCCTTTCAATTAGCTGACAAAATGCAGCAGATGAAGGAGCGGCAGGACAAACAGAAGGCTGTCGAACCGGTCCAGTATACCGCCGTGACCGGGAAGCAGTTTCCCGGAATCTTTCACATCATACGTCCTTTTCAATGCAGACTCCACCAGATCGCCGAGCTGGCCGATGATCGAAGCGATGATCGTCACTCCGATCAGTACAGCATATGACGGGGAGACCGGTTCAATCATCTGGAATATGATCGCAAAGACGACCGCACAGATGATGCCGCCCAAGAAGCCTTCAACCGTCTTGTTCGGCGAGATTTCCGGCCAGAGCTTCCGTCTCCCTAATTTACGGCCGACAAAATAGGCGCCCGAATCCGTCGTCCAGACAACGACGAGCGCATAGACGATGAAGATAAGACCGGCATCCCGGGTCGCTGTAAGGAAGTAGAAGCCCATCCCGACATAAAAGGCGGACAGGACTGAAAATGCCGCATCGGAGAACGTGAAGCGGTTTTTGACAATAACAGTATAAATTAATAACAGTAAAATTATGATGAAAGCCGCTTCCAGTTTCGTATAGCCGATCGCTCCAAGCCATTCCCGTTCAGCCGTTCGGGGAAGCAGAAGAACCGCCGACAACAGCCATGAGAGCATACCTTCCGGAGAAGCCAGCCTGATGGACTGCATTTTCAGTAGTTCATGAAGGCCGATTGCAGCAATCGCATAGACGAGCAGCGTGAACGGCACTCCTCCCACTATGACAAATGGTATGAAGATTGCTGCAGCTATCACCGCGGTAAGTATCCGTTGTTTCACTTGAGATCCTCCCCTTCAAGACTGCCAAACCGCCTGCTGCGTTTTTGATAATCCTCTAGTATATCCAGCATCGTGTTCTCGTTGAAATCCGGCCAGAGCACTTCGGTGAATGCAAGTTCCGCATACGCCAGCTGCCAGAGCATGAAGTTCGACAGACGCACTTCCCCGCTCGTACGGATCAGCAGGTCAGGGTCTGGCAGATGCCGGGTCATCATTGCATCGCCTACGGTTTCTTCTGTGATATCATCCGGACGCAGTTCTCCGTTCTCCAGCTGACGGGCAATCCCTTTGACGGCTTCCGCGATTTCAAAACGGCTGCCGTAGTTCATCGCGAAATTCAGCACCATCCCGTCATTGGCCGATGTTTCTTCGATCGCTTTCTCGATCGCTTCTTTCGTATGGGCCGGCAGCAGTTCCGCACTGCCGATCATTTCGACTTTCACGTTATTTTCAACCAGCTCCGGAAGATACGTCGTCAGGAATTCACCGGGAAGTTTCATGAGGAAATCGATTTCCCGCTTCGGACGTTTCCAGTTTTCCGTTGAGAATGCATACAGTGTCAATACCTGCACACCGAGCTCATTCGCAAACAGTGTCGTCTTCCGGACAGTTTTCATGCCTTCATGGTGACCTGCTATGCGGGGCAGCTTACGGCTTTTCGCCCATCTGCCATTGCCATCCATGATAATTGCGATATGGGCAGGCATCGGCTTCCCTTTTACAGCTGCAAGACGCTCTTCGGCTGCCGACGGGAACGCCGTTGTTTTCTTGCGCAGCAGTTTATCGAACATAGTTTTTCCTCCACTCGACGGCAATTCAATTCATTCATCCTCTTTATCCTATCAAACTGACGGGAAAGTTGCATGCTAAAAAGGACGTCCTGTGCTTAGGACGTCCGATAAAATAGAAAGTTACTGTTCAGATTTCCATAATCTCTTTTTCTTTGTCTTCCGCGAGACCGTCGATTTTGGAGATGTACGCATCCGTCAGCTTCTGGACTTCTTCGCTGTAGCGGCGAAGTTCGTCTTCTGTGATTTCGCCGTCCTTCTCCAGTTTTTTGAGTTCGTCATTGGCATCCCGGCGGATGTTGCGGACTGCGACTTTCGACTCTTCGCCGTCTTTTTTCACTTCTTTGACGAGCTCTTTCCGGCGTTCTTCCGTCAGTGCCGGCACTGCCAGGCGGATGACAGATCCGTCATTCGAAGGCGTGATGCCGATATCCGACTTCAGGATCGCTTTTTCGATTTCACCCAATGTCGTTTTGTCGTATGGCTGGATGACCAGCAGGCGTGCTTCCGGTACGGAAATACCCGCCATTTGGTTCAAAGGTGTCGGGGCACCATAATACATGACGGAAATACGGTCAAGCAAAGACGCGTTCGCACGTCCGGCACGGATGGAAGCAAGTTCCCTCGTAAGTGACTGGATCGCTTTCTCCATGCGTTCAGTTGTCTGATCCATTACTGATTTTGGCATGTTCAGTTCCTCCCAACGACTGTACCGATCGTTTCGCCGCATACAGCCTTTTTAATGTTTCCTTCTTCCATTATCGAGAATACTACGAGCGGGATATCGTTGTCCATACAGAGAGTGGACGCTGTGGCATCCATCACCTGGAGTCCTTTGCTGATCACTTCGAGATACGTGAGCTGTTCATACTTCACAGCTGTCGAGTCGATCATCGGATCTGCCGAATAGACACCATCGACATTATTCTTGCCCATCAGGATGACATCCGCTTCAATCTCAGCTGCCCGCAATGCTGCTGTTGTATCCGTCGAGAAGTACGGATTTCCCGTACCTGCCGCAAAGATGACAACCCGATTCTTTTCGAGATGGCGGATCGCTTTCCTGCGAATGTACGGCTCAGCCACCTGGCGCATATCAATCGAGGACATCACCCGTGATTCAGCCCCCAGTTTTTCAATAGCATCCTGGAGTGCCAGAGCGTTCATGACAGTTGCAAGCATTCCCATATAGTCGGCAGTCGTCCGGTCCATCCCCATCTCGCTGCCGACTTTCCCGCGCCAGATGTTGCCGCCGCCGACTACGACAGCGACCTCGATACCGAGATCCAGGACTTCCTTCACCTGCACGGCGACGGATTTGATGATTGCAGGAGAAAGGCCGAAGCCCTGCTCTCCGGCGAGCGCTTCTCCGCTCAGTTTTAACACGATCCGTTTGTATGTAGGAGTGCTCATATGTATCCCCCATCGTTTTGGTTTCAGTTTTCTAAAAAAGAGGGAACACAAAATGTGTCCCCTGTCAGTTGTATAAGTGGAATCAGTTGCCTTTGTTCACTTGGCTCATGACTTCGTCCGCAAAGTTGTCTTCACGCTTTTCGATACCTTCGCCGACTTCATAGCGGATGAATTCCTTCAGTGTGCCGCCAGTCGAAGCGATGAATTCGCCGACTTTCTGGTCTGAGTTCTTGACGAATGGCTGATCGAGTACGCAGATCTCTTCGAAATACTTGCGCAGACGGCCTTCCACCATTTTCGCAACGATGTTTTCCGGCTTGCCTTCGTTCAAGGCCTGCTCAGTCAGTACTTTGCGCTCATGCTCGACTTCCTCTTCGGAAATCTGGTCATGTGAGATGTATTTAGGGTTCATGGCTGCGATGTGCATAGCGACATCTTTCGCAGCTTCTTCATCAGTCGATCCTTCCAGAAGCGTCAGTACGGAAATACGGCCGCCCATGTGCAAGTATGCACCGAAAGCATCGTTGTCTGTCTTTGTACGGATTTCGAAACGGCGGAGTGTGATCTTTTCACCGATTTTCGCAACTGCATTGGAAATGTAGTCAGCAACGACCTGTCCGTTTTCCATTTTGGAAGCAGTCGCTTCTTCAACAGTTTCCGGCTTCGTCGCAAGAAGGTGATCAGACAATTCTTTGACAAGTGTCTGGAACGCTTCGTTTTTCGCAACGAAGTCTGTTTCAGCATTGACTTCAAGGATGACCGCTTCGTTTCCGCGGACTTCGATTGACGTTGTACCTTCCGCTGCAATGCGATCGGCTTTCTTCGCTG comes from Sporosarcina trichiuri and encodes:
- the tsf gene encoding translation elongation factor Ts; protein product: MAITAQMVKELREKTGAGMMDCKKALTEVNGDMEAAIDFLREKGLSSAAKKADRIAAEGTTSIEVRGNEAVILEVNAETDFVAKNEAFQTLVKELSDHLLATKPETVEEATASKMENGQVVADYISNAVAKIGEKITLRRFEIRTKTDNDAFGAYLHMGGRISVLTLLEGSTDEEAAKDVAMHIAAMNPKYISHDQISEEEVEHERKVLTEQALNEGKPENIVAKMVEGRLRKYFEEICVLDQPFVKNSDQKVGEFIASTGGTLKEFIRYEVGEGIEKREDNFADEVMSQVNKGN